From the genome of Bacteroides sp. MSB163, one region includes:
- the ychF gene encoding redox-regulated ATPase YchF has protein sequence MALQCGIVGLPNVGKSTLFNCLSNAKAQAANFPFCTIEPNVGVITVPDERLNKLADLVHPQRIVPTTVEIVDIAGLVKGASKGEGLGNKFLANIRETDAIIHVLRCFDDENVTHVDGSVNPVRDKEIIDYELQLKDLETIESRIQKVQKQAQTGGDKTAKLAYDVLVKYKEALEQGKSARTVVFETKDEIKLARELFLLTSKPVMYVCNVDEASAVKGNKYVDMVRESVKDENAEILVVAAKTEADIAELETYEDRQMFLEEVGLEESGVSRLIKSAYSLLNLETYFTAGVQEVRAWTYEKGWKAPQCAGVIHTDFEKGFIRAEVIKYEDFLQYGSEAAVKEAGKLGVEGKEYIVQDGDIMHFRFNV, from the coding sequence ATGGCTTTACAATGTGGTATTGTTGGTTTGCCGAACGTAGGTAAATCAACACTTTTCAACTGTTTGTCCAACGCAAAAGCGCAGGCAGCAAACTTTCCTTTCTGTACAATAGAACCGAATGTAGGTGTAATTACCGTACCCGATGAGCGCTTGAATAAGCTCGCCGACTTGGTACATCCGCAACGAATTGTCCCCACTACAGTGGAAATCGTGGATATTGCCGGATTGGTAAAAGGTGCCAGCAAAGGTGAAGGATTAGGTAATAAATTCCTCGCAAATATCCGAGAAACAGACGCTATCATCCATGTGCTGCGTTGCTTCGACGACGAAAACGTGACACATGTAGACGGAAGTGTAAATCCCGTACGTGACAAGGAAATCATCGATTATGAGCTACAACTGAAAGACCTTGAAACCATCGAGTCGCGCATACAGAAAGTACAAAAGCAAGCACAGACCGGTGGAGACAAGACCGCTAAACTTGCCTACGACGTACTGGTAAAGTACAAAGAGGCACTGGAGCAAGGCAAATCAGCACGCACCGTAGTCTTTGAGACTAAAGATGAGATAAAACTTGCCCGCGAACTTTTCCTGCTGACTTCCAAACCTGTGATGTACGTATGCAACGTAGATGAAGCAAGTGCTGTAAAAGGTAATAAATACGTAGATATGGTACGGGAATCCGTCAAGGATGAGAATGCCGAAATATTGGTGGTAGCCGCCAAAACAGAAGCGGATATTGCTGAACTGGAGACTTATGAGGACCGCCAGATGTTCCTCGAAGAAGTAGGACTGGAAGAGTCAGGTGTAAGCCGTCTTATCAAGTCAGCCTACAGCCTGCTGAACCTGGAAACTTACTTCACTGCCGGTGTACAAGAAGTACGTGCCTGGACGTATGAAAAAGGTTGGAAAGCTCCGCAATGTGCCGGTGTTATCCATACAGACTTTGAGAAGGGCTTCATTCGCGCTGAAGTTATCAAGTACGAAGACTTTCTGCAATACGGCAGCGAAGCTGCTGTAAAAGAAGCCGGAAAGCTGGGCGTGGAAGGAAAAGAATACATAGTGCAGGATGGCGATATCATGCACTTCCGGTTTAACGTATAA
- a CDS encoding ketopantoate reductase family protein, producing the protein MKYLIAGTGGVGGSIAAFLSLAGKDVTCIARGEHLTAIREHGLRLHSDLKGEHTLPVKAYTAEEYNGSADVIFVCVKGYSVDSITDLIKRVSHKDTIVIPILNVYGTGPRIQRLVPGVTVLDGCIYIVGFVSGKGEITQMGKIFRLVYGAHKGTVVPRGTLEAVRQDLEESGIKAEISPDINRDTFVKWSFISAMAVTGAYYDVSMGGVQKPGKVRDTFIGLSKESAALGRKLGIEFKEDIVEYNLKVIDKLAPESTASMQKDIAKGHESEVQGLLFDMITAAEEQGIDIPTYRMVAEKFRS; encoded by the coding sequence ATGAAATATCTCATAGCCGGTACAGGCGGCGTAGGAGGCAGTATCGCCGCTTTTCTTTCTCTTGCCGGGAAAGATGTGACTTGTATAGCCCGCGGCGAACACTTGACTGCCATACGCGAACATGGATTGCGCCTGCACTCTGACCTGAAAGGTGAACATACACTACCGGTAAAAGCATATACTGCCGAAGAATATAACGGCAGTGCCGATGTCATTTTCGTATGTGTCAAAGGTTATTCGGTTGATTCTATCACTGACTTAATCAAGCGTGTATCGCATAAAGACACTATTGTCATCCCCATTCTCAATGTATATGGGACAGGTCCGCGCATTCAGCGCCTTGTACCTGGAGTAACGGTACTGGATGGCTGTATTTACATTGTCGGTTTCGTATCAGGTAAAGGTGAAATTACCCAGATGGGAAAGATATTCCGCTTGGTTTACGGAGCACATAAAGGTACGGTTGTTCCCCGTGGAACGTTGGAGGCTGTTCGGCAAGATTTAGAAGAAAGTGGCATCAAAGCAGAAATATCTCCGGACATCAATCGGGATACCTTTGTGAAGTGGTCTTTCATCTCTGCCATGGCTGTTACCGGAGCTTATTACGATGTGTCTATGGGCGGAGTACAGAAGCCCGGCAAGGTTCGGGATACATTCATTGGTCTTTCAAAAGAAAGCGCCGCTTTGGGCCGGAAATTGGGTATTGAGTTCAAAGAAGACATTGTGGAGTATAACCTCAAAGTAATCGACAAACTTGCCCCGGAAAGCACCGCCTCCATGCAGAAGGATATAGCCAAAGGACATGAAAGCGAAGTACAAGGACTGCTATTCGATATGATTACTGCTGCTGAGGAACAAGGAATCGACATTCCGACGTATCGGATGGTGGCGGAGAAGTTCAGAAGTTGA
- a CDS encoding DUF3836 domain-containing protein, with the protein MRTKVFLKTVALSAVILFSAMAASAANKNNLIYNSEEKDGVMVGQTVYKMDSGTLANYMKYSYKYDDQKRMTESETMKWNSQKNTWENDLRICYAYQGKSITTTYYKWNSKQKAYVLVPDMTVTMDNPSL; encoded by the coding sequence ATGAGAACAAAAGTATTTTTAAAAACAGTTGCTTTATCAGCAGTAATTCTTTTTAGTGCTATGGCAGCTTCTGCAGCTAACAAAAACAACCTTATTTACAATTCGGAAGAGAAAGACGGAGTGATGGTTGGGCAAACCGTTTACAAAATGGACAGTGGAACTTTAGCAAACTACATGAAGTACAGCTACAAGTATGATGACCAAAAACGTATGACGGAAAGCGAAACTATGAAGTGGAACAGCCAAAAGAATACTTGGGAAAACGACCTTCGCATTTGCTACGCCTATCAGGGAAAAAGTATCACTACCACTTATTATAAATGGAACAGCAAACAAAAAGCATACGTCCTTGTACCTGACATGACGGTCACAATGGACAATCCAAGCCTGTAA
- a CDS encoding TonB family protein translates to MPYLAYYYSFPKVSIYIPGSMRGTISDSNGNFYIDAKPKETLYFTHAGKEDAYRQLQEKDTTGFIVQMQPRIQRLKNVHVRKDKKIIEKGEPYEDDRDGTFELVYADAYFPDGEEALYKFFKENQQYPQEAFKQGEEGEILIQFTIDEKGKATDPKILQSVSPMLDQEAKRLVLSMPAWKPARQRGLCVESTFILPVYFHIDIRKQYTE, encoded by the coding sequence ATGCCATACTTGGCATATTACTATTCTTTCCCCAAGGTAAGTATCTACATACCCGGAAGTATGCGTGGAACAATTTCAGACTCAAACGGAAATTTCTACATAGATGCCAAACCTAAAGAAACCCTATACTTTACCCATGCAGGAAAAGAAGATGCATACAGACAATTACAGGAGAAAGATACTACCGGCTTCATAGTACAAATGCAACCACGTATTCAAAGATTGAAAAATGTACATGTAAGAAAAGATAAGAAAATCATTGAAAAAGGTGAACCTTATGAAGACGACCGTGATGGTACGTTTGAACTTGTATATGCAGATGCCTATTTTCCAGATGGTGAAGAAGCTTTATACAAATTCTTTAAAGAAAACCAACAATATCCTCAAGAAGCTTTTAAGCAAGGGGAAGAAGGAGAAATACTAATACAGTTCACTATTGATGAAAAGGGTAAAGCTACCGATCCTAAAATCCTCCAGAGTGTATCACCAATGCTGGATCAAGAGGCAAAACGCCTCGTTCTTTCCATGCCAGCTTGGAAGCCTGCCAGACAAAGAGGTTTGTGTGTGGAAAGTACCTTTATATTGCCTGTCTATTTCCATATAGATATACGGAAACAATATACAGAATAA
- a CDS encoding HD domain-containing protein: MIPANLTHYIETEIIPRYEKFDKAHNLSHVQAVIEESLSLAKQYDVNESMAYTIAAYHDTGLYHDRATHHLISGEILKQDAALREWFNEIEIETMKEAVEDHRASTDHEPRSIYGKIVAEADRVIDPTITLRRTVQYGLKQQPEADKEWHYQRFHQHLMDKYAPGGYLKLWLPNSKNTERLKELQTIILNEELLKKTFNKLFSEEKNN, encoded by the coding sequence ATGATACCTGCCAACCTCACCCACTACATTGAAACAGAAATTATTCCACGTTATGAGAAGTTCGACAAGGCTCATAACCTCTCGCACGTACAGGCCGTTATAGAAGAGAGCCTTTCACTTGCCAAACAGTATGATGTAAATGAAAGTATGGCATATACTATTGCCGCTTACCACGATACCGGGCTTTATCATGATCGTGCTACACATCACCTAATCTCAGGTGAGATTCTGAAGCAAGATGCCGCTCTCCGCGAATGGTTCAATGAAATAGAAATAGAAACAATGAAAGAAGCGGTAGAAGATCACCGGGCATCTACGGATCATGAACCTCGGAGTATTTACGGAAAAATAGTCGCAGAAGCAGACCGTGTGATTGACCCCACTATCACTCTACGCCGTACTGTACAATACGGGCTGAAACAACAACCAGAAGCAGATAAAGAATGGCACTATCAACGTTTTCATCAGCATTTAATGGATAAATATGCACCTGGAGGATATCTGAAACTCTGGCTTCCAAACTCCAAGAATACAGAACGCCTGAAAGAACTACAAACTATTATCCTAAACGAAGAGTTGCTCAAAAAAACATTCAACAAATTATTTTCAGAAGAAAAAAACAATTAA
- the lgt gene encoding prolipoprotein diacylglyceryl transferase → MLPLLSINWDPNPELFNLFGHIPVRYYGLLWVIGIACSYFVVRYQYRDKKIGDDKFEPLFFYCFFGILIGARLGHCLFYQPEYYLHHFWEMILPIQFLPDGGWKWTGYAGLASHGGTLGLMIALWLYCRKMKMHYMDVLDMIAVATPICACFIRLANLMNSEIIGKVTDVPWAFVFERVDMLPRHPAQLYEAIAYFIFFLLMIFLYKNYGKKLHRGFFFGLCLTEIFVFRFFVEFLKENQVDFENSMSLNMGQWLSVPFVIIGVYFMFFYGKKKTQK, encoded by the coding sequence ATGCTTCCATTACTCAGCATCAATTGGGACCCAAACCCCGAACTATTCAATCTGTTCGGCCATATTCCCGTACGCTATTACGGTCTGTTATGGGTCATCGGTATCGCCTGTTCCTATTTCGTAGTCCGCTACCAGTACAGAGACAAGAAAATCGGTGATGACAAGTTCGAACCGCTGTTCTTTTACTGCTTTTTCGGCATACTCATCGGAGCACGCCTAGGACATTGCCTGTTCTATCAGCCGGAATACTATCTTCATCATTTCTGGGAGATGATATTGCCTATACAGTTCTTGCCCGATGGAGGTTGGAAATGGACCGGCTATGCAGGTCTCGCCAGTCATGGAGGCACGCTGGGGCTGATGATAGCCCTATGGCTGTACTGCCGCAAGATGAAAATGCACTATATGGACGTATTGGACATGATTGCCGTAGCAACTCCTATCTGCGCCTGCTTCATCCGCCTTGCCAATCTGATGAATTCTGAAATTATCGGTAAAGTGACCGATGTGCCTTGGGCATTTGTATTCGAACGGGTAGATATGCTTCCCCGGCACCCGGCACAGCTTTACGAAGCAATCGCCTACTTCATTTTCTTCCTGCTGATGATTTTCCTGTATAAGAATTACGGCAAGAAGCTGCATCGTGGTTTCTTCTTCGGACTCTGTCTGACAGAAATTTTTGTATTCCGCTTCTTCGTAGAATTCCTGAAAGAGAATCAGGTAGATTTCGAAAATAGCATGTCACTGAATATGGGACAATGGCTCAGTGTTCCGTTTGTAATCATAGGAGTGTATTTCATGTTTTTCTACGGAAAGAAGAAAACACAGAAATAA